A window from Manis javanica isolate MJ-LG chromosome 10, MJ_LKY, whole genome shotgun sequence encodes these proteins:
- the CDC42EP1 gene encoding cdc42 effector protein 1, with amino-acid sequence MPGPQGAGGAPTMSLGKLSPVSWLSSSQGKRRLTADMISPPLGDFRHTMHVGRGGDVFGDTSFLSNHGGSSRSTHRSPRSFLAKKLQQVRRVGAPPRRMASPSALSPAPPAISPIIKNAISLPQLNQATYDSLVVGKLSFDHSPASSTDGHSSYGLDSGFCTISRLPRSEKPRDQDRDNTFPSEPELRRSDSLLSFRLDLDLGPSLLSELLGVMSLSEAPAAEIPAPAANPSVPATSPRAPAASPPAPAIRPSIPASNPPPRGHCPNGVTAGWGPVAEVRASPVGECPRIPADRASGRHWGAAVRGSGGIRHYTDMDAWRELVEVTPQGGASWESVDEEQGTTQTGSRASVPSTVQANTFGLIDVDEDDEVKV; translated from the exons ATGCCGGGCCCCCAGGGAGCCGGAGGAGCCCCCACCATGAGCCTGGGCAAGCTGTCACCTGTGAGCTGGCTGTCCAGCTCGCAGGGGAAGAGGCGGCTGACTGCAGATATGATCAGCCCCCCTCTTGGGGACTTCCGCCACACTATGCACGTGGGCCGTGGTGGTGATGTCTTCGGTGACACCTCCTTCCTCAGCAACCATGGTGGCAGCTCCAGGAGCACCCACCGCTCCCCCCGCAGCTTCCTGGCCAAGAAGCTACAGCAGGTGCGGAGGGTGGGGGCACCACCCCGGCGGATGGCTTCCCCGTCGGCACTCTCGCCCGCCCCACCCGCCATCTCCCCCATCATCAAGAACGCCATCTCTCTGCCCCAGCTCAACCAGGCCACCTATGACAGCCTCGTGGTGGGCAAGCTCAGCTTCGACCACAGCCCTGCCAGCTCCACAGACGGCCACTCCAGTTACG GCCTGGACTCGGGGTTCTGCACCATTTCCCGCCTGCCTCGCTCAGAAAAACCTCGTGACCAAGACCGTGATAATACCTTCCCCTCTGAGCCAGAGCTTCGCCGCTCTGACTCCCTCCTGTCCTTCCGCCTGGACCTCGACCTTGGGCCCTCTCTCCTCAGTGAGCTACTTGGAGTCATGAGCCTCTCAGAAGCCCCTGCAGCTGAGATCCCAGCCCCTGCTGCAAATCCCTCAGTCCCTGCCACAAGCCCCCGAGCCCCTGCTGCgagtcccccagcccctgccataAGACCCTCAATCCCAGCCTCAAACCCCCCACCCCGTGGACACTGCCCCAATGGGGTAACAGCTGGATGGGGCCCAGTGGCTGAGGTGAGGGCCAGTCCTGTAGGAGAGTGTCCCCGCATACCTGCCGACAGGGCCTCTGGCAGGCACTGGGGAGCAGCTGTGCGTGGCAGTGGGGGCATCCGCCACTACACTGACATGGATGCTTGGCGAGAGCTAGTGGAGGTGACGCCCCAGGGTGGGGCTTCTTGGGAAAGCGTGGATGAAGAGCAGGGGACAACCCAGACAGGCAGCAGGGcctctgtgcccagcacagtgcaaGCAAACACCTTTGGGCTTATTGATGTTGACGAGGATGATGAGGTCAAGGTGTAA
- the LGALS2 gene encoding galectin-2, producing MSGKFEITNMDMKLGTTLKLKGKIASDASGFMINLGQQADKLALHFNPRIRESVIVCNSLDGNWGQEQRNSHMCFSPGSEVKFTVTFESDKFKMTLPDGHQLTFPNRLGYSHLSYLCVEGGFNISSFKFD from the exons GGGAAATTTGAGATTACGAACATGGACATGAAGCTGGGGACAACCCTGAAGTTGAAGGGCAAGATCGCCAGTGATGCTAGTGG CTTTATGATTAATCTGGGCCAGCAGGCAGATAAGCTGGCTCTGCATTTCAACCCTCGCATCCGTGAATCCGTCATTGTCTGCAACTCACTGGACGGCAACTGGGGACAGGAGCAACGGAACAGTCACATGTGCTTCAGTCCAGGGTCAGAGGTCAAG ttCACCGTGACATTTGAGAGTGACAAGTTCAAGATGACCCTGCCAGACGGGCACCAGTTGACCTTTCCCAACAGGCTGGGTTACAGCCACCTGAGCTACCTATGTGTGGAAGGCGGATTCAACATCTCCTCCTTCAAGTTTGACTGA